One window from the genome of Periophthalmus magnuspinnatus isolate fPerMag1 chromosome 18, fPerMag1.2.pri, whole genome shotgun sequence encodes:
- the LOC117386051 gene encoding glycoprotein hormone beta-5-like: MQLFHVLLLLVAGATVGCIAVMTTLHGVRGCTVREFSFVAQKPGCKSLRISTEACWGRCHTWEKPVLEPPYTHVHHRVCTYSRIRPMTARLPGCLPHISPLYHYPLAMSCHCAICSTVDTECETF, from the exons ATGCAACTCTTTCAcgtcctcctcctgctggttGCCGGGGCGACTGTAGGATGCATTGCCGTGATGACCACCCTACATGGTGTGCGAGGCTGTACGGTGAGGGAGTTCTCCTTTGTGGCACAAAAACCTGGATGTAAAAGCCTGCGGATCAGCACGGAGGCCTGCTGGGGGCGCTGCCACACCTGGGAG AAGCCCGTGCTGGAGCCGCCCTATACCCATGTACACCACCGGGTGTGCACCTACAGTCGCATCCGCCCCATGACCGCCCGCCTGCCTGGCTGCCTGCCCCACATCTCACCTCTCTACCACTACCCACTGGCCATGTCTTGTCACTGTGCCATATGCTCCACTGTGGACACCGAGTGCGAGACCTTCTGA
- the gpha2 gene encoding glycoprotein hormone alpha-2, which produces MFREGLAPGCHLYPFNVTIHSDRRSTCRGTHLVYACVGYCESSAFPSRYSVLVASNFTHNITSASRCCTISKEAKVKVRLDCPRGRHHDEIEILTARACRCDMCRKSRY; this is translated from the exons ATGTTCAGAGAAGGCCTGGCCCCGGGGTGCCACCTTTACC CATTCAACGTGACCATCCACAGTGACCGGCGCAGTACGTGTCGGGGAACCCACCTGGTGTACGCCTGTGTGGGCTACTGCGAGTCCAGCGCCTTCCCTTCCAGGTACTCTGTGCTCGTGGCCTCCAACTTCACCCACAACATCACGTCTGCGTCCCGCTGCTGCACCATCAGCAAGGAGGCTAAG GTGAAGGTTCGTCTGGACTGCCCGCGAGGCAGACACCATGATGAGATTGAGATCCTGACTGCCCGAGCCTGTCGCTGTGACATGTGCCGCAAGTCCCGCTACTAA